CCTGGTGAAAGGGAAGCATATTTACAAAGTGTAAATCACAAATCAAAGGATCATGAActcttttattaaatattgaaagGCCTCCTCTCTTGCGCTGAGGTTACTGCCATTTTTTCCTGTTTAAGTGTTTTTGGTTTGGAGATTTTCCTTACCCATATTGAGGGTCTATGGGAATCTTATTAGTGCACATGTTTGATCATAAACCACAGTAATGAACTAAAAATAACTTGAGCTAATGGTGGTGCTAAAGGAATTGTCAGTGTGTCCCAAAGCCCAGTGGGCTTTAATGCTTTTAAGTggtcttatttattttagtctGGAGAAAACATGAACCAACCTGCCAATATTTctaactaaaaataaattcatgcCATGAAATTCATGATATTCTAAAACTGCTAAAACAGCTCATATTGCCATATCTAAGGCGGATCATTACTTCATCTTTACAGCCATCCTCCTTCACAAAATCTAACTGCTACTTACTTTATCTTACAGCCTGATTAATGTGTCATTTACTGTGCAAGAAATATTACACTAGAGTTACAGGTAGCTTCGCTTCTCCCTCACAGCACATTTTCATCTGATGTCCTTACAAATGAGCACTCAGCTAATGATTTCAACCCGCAGACATTCGTTCTCATCTGCCGTGACTACACAGCTCTGCTCTACCCAGTGGAAGCACAGTGTCTACATATTCAGCCTCCTAGAGTAGCTGCTGTAGATGGTGTTGATCATGCTGAACGTCTCATGTATGTAAATGCCAAAGACAAGAAATCAGAACCACCATTAATTCTGATGATAAGGCTGATGTATTAATAtgttaaaacatcttttaacttttaaaaatgtcagtgggCACGCAGTAGTGTTTACTGATCAATTACGTATTTAGCGGGATTTTCCCATTGCTGCATGGGTGATGCAAACAGTATGTCATATCACTATTACTCACTTGTTcctctgaaattaaaaatgttttccccTTCTGGTGAGTTTGGGGAGCCTGTCTTAAGGACAATGTCAGACGGGGACATGCAGGACACCGGCGATGTGTCAGGTGATGGAGGGACATTCAGGTAACGTCTGGTCACTGGGCCTCCATTCATACCCGTCTCCGTGGCAATTATGATGATATCATGACCTCTGGCTCTGCAGGCATCCAtcaacacctgaaacacacaatgcTGCTGAGTTACCTATACTGTGTTTTGAGAATATTTTGTACcaattttatattaaacattataCAGAATAAAGTAAGTAACTTAAAATGAGCTCCATCTCTACatgccacaacattaaaacactgctaCATTTCAATGCATAAATAGCATTAATCTTTTTAATGCTACAGCAATTTAAATGTAGTAAGATTTTAACACAGcttacagttttatgttttttgttaaacagacacgttttattcatttagtcatttattatGACCTTGAGTGTTGCCTGGTGCTGTGCATTGATGGCGTACACCAAGGCTGAGGCTCCGGAGTGGTCCTCCATGCTCGGGTCGGCTCCTGCGGACAGCAGGGTGGTGGCCACCTGAGCCCCTGCTCGCTCCATACAGGCATACATCAGAGCAGTACGGCCAGCTCGGTCCTGTGCATTTGGATCTGCCTGGTTGACAACAAAAAAGAATTATGGATTCTCTGGGAAAATAGTGTGCAAACATACAGTGTTTGGATACAGTATTGATGCTTGTTTTGAATCAAAACTTGATTAGAATTACAAGGAGCCTAATTGGCCCAAGCACACACTTCATTTCACATCTTAACGGGATCAGTTCTGGCACTGTACCTCTGGCTCTTGAGTGAGATGAGAGTGAGTCTCATAATGCACAGTCcttcaataatcaataattgtTTTGCCTCTGAGTACACAGTGTTGTGTTCCACAGTGTGAAAATGTCCAGGAACAGAATGGTAGGTGGACACAATAAGAGCTGGATAAACCAAAAACCTATTTACTATGCACTACAAGTATACTGCTGTTAATAGGTAATATGTATTATGCATTACAAATACACCAAAATCAATAAACAGTGGAATGAAAGACTTGCAGAAGTTTGCAGAAGATTGCATTAACGTACATAGATTGTGAGTTGAAATGAGAAACATTAGTCACTACAGTCTGACCTTGTTCTGGAGCAAGTATGTGATGACTTTCACCATATCAGGCCCATCTGGCTCCCCTCTCAGGGCTTTACAGGCAGCCAAGAGAGCGGTCTCTCCTCTGGGATTGCGCCCATTGATCTGAGAACCACCCTCAACCAGCAGGCGAACCAGACGGAGCTTACCCGAAGCTGCTGCACTGATGAGGGGACTGCAGTCTAACAGAGGGTCCTCCATGGCCTGGAGGGTAAAGGAAAGTCAGACTATGTTTTCACTATTTCTTTATCACCACATATAATTGTTGGCAGCATTTGGCCCCTCCGCAGTTAGttaatttaaattaagaaaacacttttaaagACTTCTATGACTGCTATTACAAAAACTCTTACTAAAATTTGACATGGACAAGACATGTTATATCCATGTGACAATTTGTGGATGGATACACAGcctcaaaacacacagtaaacataAAACTCACCTCATTAGAACCTTTATAGTTGCTGATTTGTCCAATTCCTCTTGTTCATGAAGGAAGCCGACCTCTGGAGTGTTTTTAGGTGAATCATTGTTGTTATTCCATTATTACCTTAGCTTTGCTGGCCTGTGAGGATACGAACTTTCATCTATGGGCCCGGTCTCTGTATCTGTCTATCCTGATCTGTCCTCTCCATACCTGCTGGGTTGAGAGGAGGTTCAACTCACACTGAGCATTCAAAGTTATAAATGGTTCTGAGCTCAAAATGTCACCTGTTGCAGCCACTGCACCTCAAAGACCCAGAGACCCTTTGATATGAGTCAGCTTTGAACTGTCCTCATCTGCCTTGTGACCACCGTCTGTGTTCAAACAcaagcagagagacagatgtgacacacacaggcacacacacacacacttcaaattCAAATGGACATAAACTCACATCAGCTCATTTGTGTCGGAAAATTTTGCACCACATTTGTTGTCtcttttgtatttgtctgtctttgtgtcttttgttcTCTGCTGAGCACTGAACAAATGTtctgttatataaaaaaatttgatttgaatgttttcaaaatggcagagaaggaagaggaggaggaggagggacctgtgtctgtctgagaTCAGACAAACACTTCATCAACCTTCAGCACTAGACATGCAATTATGTCAGACAGCAAAAATCAGATCAGAAATCAATTAGAAAATCACCAGCGAACAAGGGGCTTCCCAAACCCCACTTCAAATTACATAGATTTTGAGAAGGACGATAGTTGATCACATTAGAATTTATTTCTGGCACAAACAAAGGTATCGGAATTTAACAGTGACCATTAAAGGGTCATACCACTGTGCTGTTGTCTTTGAATCCATCCATCCTCTATAGCTAACATATTTTTTAAGTGGGACTGAAAAACGCTGTATTGTATAGTATGGATTACCCTCAGTTACTCTGCACTATGGTACTTGTGCACAATGCAAATGAGGCAGGTTGGTTGTTCTAAGTATTTTAGAGAAATTCCCACTGTTgaatttgcatttacatttaggtagatgcttttattcaaagcgacttacaaggtacattaagtgtaaggaggtctaAGGACCCTTACAGCAAAGActgtgatgttaccactacactaaccaacTGGATCCATAGACCGTAGATAAAAATTAGGTTTAGTTGTTGTGTGTCACTTCATTTAATCCCAGACTGATTATGATGTTAAATTCAGATCAGATCTCTGTATAGTAGTTACTTCAGTTCATGTTTCTGGTTGAGTGTTAGTACTTCTTTGTGCTGCAGGATTATTTGTGATCAATCAGTCGCCTCCCTAATTTAACACTTACTGCACATTAACAAAAGAAATCCaaagaattaataaaacaataaaaatgcttGGTTGTTAATGGATACTCATGTTGATCTCTACCATCCAGGCGGGCCCTGGACATTAGTATGACTTCACCAGACAAAGCTCCTTCAACAATTTGCATTACTTCACAAAGTTTCAGTCGTGGGACctggaaaacactgaaatctgtGGAGCTGTGAAGGACCCATGTTCACCCCCAACACCCACGCTGAAGAAATTCCCTGCAAATGAAAGAAGAAGGACCATTAACACAGGGAACAGGGAGGGGAGGGGCGGAAAAGGAGAAGCGGTTACGTAAGCCCTACGTAATGGTTTATTTACGTGTGCGAGCCAATCAAGTCTTCCCCTGAGTTCAGCCGTCATGACGTAATGCGATCCGCTCCAGAATAGCGCGCGGCGGCGGCGGAGCAGCCACTCGGCCGTTGAGCCCCGCTCGTCCTCCGCATCGTGTCGCCTgcgtttgtttatttattgtcgGACTTTGTTTGGCCTCTCATCAAGCAGCCGGGCGAGGGATTTGACGGCGGGATGTCGGCGCTAAAGGAGAACCAGTGTTACGGACTGTCCAGCGGGAAACTGAGCCGCGGCGGTAACGTCTCCGTCTTTCATGTCAAACTCACTGACAGCGCGGCAAGAGCCATTGGCACCTTTCAAACCAGCAAGGTGGGTCGTTGTTGCTAATTTATCACCAATTGTTGAATAAAATGTACGATAACAGTCATATTTGTCGCAACACTTCGTCAAGGGGACCCTTACTTTGACGCGAAGTAACTAAAAAAACAGGCTAGCAAGGCGGGTTTCTGCTCTGCATTTTAGCCGAAGTTCCCCACTATCTTCCCCGCGTGTTGTCACACACAAGCCTCCTTTTAGccataaaatagaaatacatgtTGCACAATGGAGATATGTGTTATAGCTAAGTATTTAAGGCTGCTAGGAAGCGTTACCAATTCACATCGAGTCGAGGAGACtagaagagaaaggaagaaaggctGAAGGGGGGAGAGGGCTCGTcttaggggggggggggtatttTGGATAACATGTGAGAGTTGCAGCCAGTTTTTAATGTGCTGAAAAGCTTGATGGAGACAAATGAAAAGCCCAAGCAGTTGGACATACTCACTAAACATCTGACCCAGTTCGTCATAAATGAATCAGAGGCTGCAGGAAGTCAGAGCTGACAGCAGCCATGTACACTTCCTCTATTCAATAATTCGTAGTAACTCAGATAGGAAATTCCTCAGAGATGAAATGCACAGCCACCTATTTTCTGGTAAAAGTTGTGAAAACCTCATTGTTCCTCTCATCTCTCAGGTATTAGTGTAATATGGTTACGATGAGGTAGACAGGGAGGAGGGGAAAACACCTGACACAAAGCTAAGTCGAGCTCACTCATGCACAATGCAGTTGCCCTGAACATatcttatttctttatttagctttaaGTGTGGCTATTCATAACCCGCTTGGTCTgatcacacagaaaaaataacacCTCCACATGTAGCTGGGCCAAACTCTGTACTGGCAACCACCTCACTCTCTGCACTCATCAACAGGTGGACTCCCAAATCTCCTTTCCATGAAAAGGTCAATTAAATTCTACTCAACACATACTTTCCATCCGTGCTGCCACTCTATGTGTCACTCTAGTCTATCCGTTCTGCAGTTTTTTACAGGCTAATTCGACCCTGTGAGAGGCGACAAGATgttatttaacagtgttttgttgtaCTCTCATGTGACAAGCTGCTGTATTTGAACAGCAGATTGTAGTGACTTCAGTCAGTGCCCTGTTTAAAATCAAATAGGATTTATCTAAAGGGCAGAAATGCACAAGTGCTTTCATACACCAGGAGTACGTGGACTCTATGGGGAATTGCAGTTGTCAGGGGGGATGCAGGGAAATTGATATTAGAAATGCATTGTGTGTTCATGGGGAAAAATACGATCTCACATAGGACAACAACTTAATGTGAGACTGAcctttaatatttactgtatcaACACTAGGGATGTACTAAACTGATACTGAGTTTATGGGGACTGGATATCAGACATGACCTGAGCAGTCCACACTATTTGTCAGTGTCATTTAAAAGTGCACTGCACTGATTTAGCATTGCACTCATAAAACATTGTCACAGTGGACATAGCTGTTTCATTCTTTCTTATCCAAACATCAGCATGCATTACCCACAGTGCTGCTGGACCATTAACAGTTTTATTGACAGTTCAGGTGTGTTGAGTATGCTAGTAGCAGCTAAAACATGCTGTCTCCAGACCTACCTGACATATCTTGAAGCCATTTATCAGACAAAAGACCCAAAGCAGCAGCcttaaaacatatacagtagtactGCCCCAGACCTTTATCATACTTAAATAAGTAAAATCAATGTTGGTGTCTTCCCTTAAGGTTCAATATCAGTTGCATTCATTCCCCTCAAGGTGGACTGTCAATGGTCACTGGGCTTAGATAAAAATGATTCCAGTTAGTTCTGTGCAGTAAGGTATTTCTAATTGTGAAatgtaaattagatttaaatttgTGGAAAAAGGGATGACATTTATGTAGGTACTCTATTTCAACTGATAACCTGAGATGAAGCGTAACAGTTGGTATCAAAAGAGAAAGATACATTAGTGCATCCCCGTGTATCACAATACCCAGCCACAATAAGCTGACTGCACAACACATGCCACCTAACAGCATGACTCACCACATGCATCATTTGAGACTTTATGACATCTAGTCAGTGAGTGAGCAGAGATGTTGAAATAGACAGCCACCTATGCCACTGtgaaaaaagcacaaagacaaacctgACTAAACCAAAAGTGGCCAATCTTGCACAAGTCAAGGATCACAGGTTGAAAACCATGGCAATACCATGCGCACAAACCAGAAGAACTGCAGTTATAAAaccacaatgaaagaaaaaaaggcttGAGTACACACAGTtcaaaccacaaaacaaaccttttgtattgaatgttttacatacacgtgtgtgtgtgtgtgtgtgtgtgtgtgtgtgtgtgtgtgtgtgtgtgtgtgtgtgtgtgtgtgtgtgtgtgtgtgtgtgtgtgtgtgtgtgtgtgtgtgtgtgtgtgtgtacaagatgaactgaaatgatttctttttctccaggGCTGGTCTTCCCGTGCCACCATCAGCTTTAGTGGAAATCAAGGGGTAAGAAGAGTTTGTCTTCCTGCCGACATAAAATAATCCTGTTAATTATAAATATGATAAGTCTCATTCTCTGTATGTTCGTCTTTTACAGAGAATCACTATCCCATGCTCAGAGAATAGAGATGAAGTGAGGATATTCACCTTTGGTGTGACTAACGTTGCCCGTGACAATCCACATGGAAGCTTTGACTGTGTCCAACAGCTCAGCACTgggtaaaacacaaaaaataacatgGAGTAGCTTACGCCATTTAAATATATGgaacatttgtgatttttaagGAAACATATGAGCTAAACCTTGATGTGGTCTTTGTACTCAAGGGTTTGCAGAAGGAAAGTTGCACACGTTCGTTTGTAAGCAACTAGCAAACCAAACTAGGAAATCACAAATTTTGTCATTTGGGGATTTCACAGTCAAAGTTCAAAACTTACTCATTAGTCAGCTTTTTTCCATATGATTGCATTATTATATGCTTACTTTGGGTTCTGTGTAATAAACTGTTGTCTAAATATATAGTTAGTTTagtattaattttaatattattattattattatttaaatgtctacATTTCCCTACTGCTATGTTACATCTAGCACAATGTAAATATAGAAAAGTGAGTTTAAACATCAGGAGTTTTGAAAAGGTTAGAAATCATTCATTAAATCTGCTGTTATCTTCAGACAAAATATGATAGTGATGTTTGTAGTTACCTGTCACAAAAAATTGTAAAACTACAGACTGTTGTGGTGAGTTCGATCCAGCTGATGTGAGCCTATTATCCAAACTAACTTAGCACTACCAAAACAAATGAGTGAAGCAGCTACATActgaaaaacaatcatttaTTAAGAATAGGTAATGTGTAGTCCGGATTTTGAAAGCTCTGTCATATCGCTGCTGTCCTCTCCTGCTCCCAGTGCTGCAGGGGAGCTGTCAGGTCTCGGGGTGATTCAGAAGAAGATGACTGTCAATGCTACAGATGACTCGTACGATAAAGCTCGTCAGAGCATGGCCCAAGCTGAGGAGGAGACACGCAGCCGAGGAGCCATTGTCATCAAACATGGGGGGCGCTACCAGGGTAGGAAATTCAGAAAACACTAACATGTGCTCAGTCTGCTTGGTTATACAATAGATGATTCTAGTTTAAGGAACAAAACTGGCCCGAGGACAAATTTGTACTCTGATGGTTAAATTCAACAAACCATAGTCAGCCATATTGCACTGGTTGCTATAGTAACGCGTATGGCAACAAGTCACATAGTAACGGCCAGTCTTATTTTCTTCTGCAGCACATTCACACTCAGTATTGTATATATTGTTACTATGTACAATAAAGTGATTGTAAAGGAGAGCCTGTGTTCTGCACGGTATTCTCCTTAAATACACATACACGTATAAGACATCCATGATTTTGCAAAAAAATTTTctgttgtgcttttgtttccatttctaACCACGACACCACTTCCTTCTAAACAGATATGTTAGTTAGCATCATCTTGTTTCAGTGAaatgcacacagtcacatatCTACACACATAGGTTTGATGATGTTGTCAGTTCAAAGAAAGcctgtgacaaaaaaaactttttactCACTACAGGCTTGTGCAACCATGTGGTTATTTCCTAAATTAGATAGCAGTCTATGCTCACTGAGATGTGAGTGCATCTTTGTAAGCTAAATGTGGATTTTTAACGAGATTAAATGAGGTGTTTTTCATGCACATTTCTGCCACAGagcaaatataacaaatataagcagcattttaaaaaacttgTTTAACTGtaccagaaaaagaaagactaTGTCAAAAGGTTATCTTCAGTATAAACATGAGTCAGTAACCTGGACTTATTTTTGTCGTCTTCTGATGTGTCATTTCTTGGTCACTTGCAGGCAAGAAGGTTACGGTACGGCCGCCGGCCCCAGCACTGGTCAACCTGACCAAACCCAAACCCTCATCCCAGTCCTTCCACAGCAACAATAAGAGGGGAGTCAACATGCCCAAAGTAAAGAAGGGTGCCTGTGCACCACACAGGAAGAGTGGTGGGGAAGTGCAAGAGCGGCCACTCAGGGAGAGAGTAACACACCTGTTGGCTCTGAGGCCATACAAAAGGCCTGATTTGATCTTGAGACTGCAGAAAGATGGACTGTCAGAAGAGGGTAAAGACATGCTGGACTCTGTACTGATGGAGGTaatttttcctttgtttcacctggAATATGCAAGAGGAAAGATTTTGGGTATAGGGCTACACATGTACCGTTGTTGGTTTTAGATTGTTTTGGTTATAACACTAAAcatcaatttaatatttttgccATTTAGCTCTCAAATCTACATCAAACACTGTATCAACCTTAAAATGTCTgatttatgtgtctgtttgtattaAGGTTTGCCAGCCAAATATTagagacaaaacatttgttCTGAAGGACAGTCTGTATAAAGAGCTGCAGAAGGACTGGCCAGGCTACACCTCAGGAGACCAGCAGCTGCTTAAACGCATCCTTGTCAGGTAACCTTGCCGCCatttaatgttataaaatacagaaaatgaacagataAGATTGGCACTTTTTCATGAGCAgtacatataataaaaatgccAGTGCCATGTTCCAATTGCAAAGGAAAACAATACCCTGAAGTCAATTGTACTCTTCTAACTAAACTATTTGGGGAAATGTTAAGCTATCATGTAATAAACCTTGGCTACTAAAGTTCTCATAGGGATTAATTACTTGCTTTTCCACTAATCTGACCCGGCAACTTGATTTGCAAACAAGAAAACTCAAATTATAGTAGACATGATTATATCAGGTAACTATAACACTCATAATGGAGGTTTAACCAATTCAACCAATTGCACCTGCACCACTTATAGAAAAGCAATTACTGCTTAGATCTGTAGATGTTATTATCACCTACTGTTCATGCAAAGAAAGGTATTAGCTTCAAGCAATGGGTAACATGcctgcagttgttgttttagttgctgctgttcactttgtgGGTACTTTGTATTTAGAACTTGTTCCATCTGTTAACTGCAGCGGTGACAGTAACACAGGTGACTAATGCTTCCAAATCAGTGCAATGCTACTGCTGTtgtactatacagtatataataaaaatgtatacattttgGAGAGTTTCCACTTGAAGGTAgttatattttagtatttttatttctgtgcaggAGACTGTTTCAGCCACAACAGAACCTCCTCACTGTCCCCAAGGCCCAGGTCAGCCCGCTGCGAGACACCCCGAACTCCTCCCCAGCACACCGTCCTAAACATTCCCTACCAGAAGAGTACACTGACCCTCTAGCTAGTAAGAAGCCCAGAATATCCCACCTGTCAAACAAAACAGCCAGTGACACATCGAGATTGAGGCCAGTTGAGGAAGTGGCTCATAAAGATGTCACAGAGGAGACAAAGGACAGCAGGCAAAAGAACTCACTTGATCCTCGAAAGCTGTTTGACTCCTTGTCAGCAGTTTGTCAGCAGGAAAAAGAGATGGCCAAGAGGCTGGAGCCAACTCCAACTGCTCAAGAAAAGCCTGAAAGCACAGAACAACACCGGGAACACGACCCTCCACCTGATTCTGATCAACCGCCATCTCCTCTGATTGTGCCCGATCTGAATAATTACACagtgaaaaggaagaaaggcaaacacaaacacagagaccagGTGAGCACAACACTCCTGGTGTTATGTACTTTTTCAGAGTTGTATAAGATGTCATTGTCCTGTACGTCATCTGTCATTGGAATTTAAATTGTACTTTTGTGGTTTATTTGTCAAGGAAAAGGATGAGcggagaaacagaaaagaaagctCAGGTGAGTGTTGTTAGTTGGTGACCTCAAGTATCAAAGTGTCAGTAATTTTGAGGTGTTTAACATTCCTTTGTTACTTTCAGATCCGAGGGGAATTTTGTTTGACTCTAATGTACTTCAAGCAGACGATGACACAACAGATTATTTATCGtaagtaaatatgtttattggTAGTTtgacacatttctaaatgtggCATAAATTACTAAATAGATTAATACAGAATCGTAAATTCAAACATTAATTCATGTATTGATCAGTAAGTAATGCACTGTGTAGATTTATAATGTGTGATATAAAGATGAGCCCTTTAATATCAAACTGTGGCATCTCTTTGCTTGACCTCTACAGGAAGTACACAGTTATTTGCAGTCAGGACCAGAGACAGCGCTACAAAAAGGACTTTAACAATGAGTACAAGGAGTACCGAGATTTACATGCTCGTATCAACAGTGTGACTCAGCAGTTCATGGAGTTGGACACACAGCTCAAACAGCTTCACCACGAATCACATAAATACAAGGTAATACAGTGTATTTTCTTTGCACAAAATATGGCCACATACAATGAAACCCGTGTTGTACCTTTGCCAAAAAGTCCTGAAATGTCCAGCAAAATACATGCAAAgctggatttttaaaaaaattactttttagAAGCGGACTGTACTAGTGCATAGGactcactgacactgacatagTTTAGTCAGTAGCTTTGCTGGGTTTTAACATTATCTgtaaaaattaatataaaaaacattatctaaaactattaaagtaaaatgaacaTAGTGTTGTGTTCAATGGACTATTTAGCATACTGACAATTTGGCATATTTTTCAAGTATTTCAAAGCAAACTAACAATTGAAATTATTCAGACATCTACTTGTACTAAGTAAATCATATTTCTCCATTTTTCTCTTGCAGACGGTTCATAATAAAATTCTTCAAGAGTATCGTGCAATCAAAAATGTAAGTTTCTTTAAAATTTACAATATTTTTCCAGACTGCTGCATGTAAGATTTACTACCCTCTTTTTTCTGTCataacagttttgttttttttgttttttttgtttgtttgttttttttatacttttttctttttcctttcagtcCAACCCCAACTACGACAAGGACAAGATTCGCTGTGAATATCTACACAACAAACTGGCACACATCAAGAAACTTATATCAGATTATGACCAACAACAAGTCAGTGTGGACCATTCCTTTCCCAACTGACTCTGAGATGAGTGAACATGGAAATTGCAATAAACACCCTGAGACATGGGATGTTCACACTGCTGACCTGAATGCCATCGAGCTGGTTTGAATGGTCGTGGCTAAACGTGGTGTCTGTGAGGTTGAACGCAGCAGCAGTACACTGGGAAAAGCAGCcctataatataaacatatttcttATAGGATATGAAATCCTCTTAGAAAAttgagagctgcagctgctgtgacatGATACTGCCAAGGACACATGGAGCAACAACAGTGTTACAAAAGTGGTTAAAGCTGTAAACTGAcctctcttattttttttttttttattcaattaaaaCCCCCATTTGTGTAGAGATGGTGCTAACCCTAAAAACACCTGTAGATTCCCATCCTCATTAAACACTTTAGTTCTTTTGTCAGTTCAATGTTTTTGCTTATGTGTCTTGTTAGCCATGTTAGTGTTACGTTGCAAGCTGGAGCATGAGGTAACTGTACGCTAAATATACCCAGACTCCTCACAAAGTGAACTGCAAACGAGGGGTCTCCTCAGTGTCGGGGAAAAGATAGCAGCTGTTTGTGCAACCTGAGAAGACATCTTTAATGTTCTTTGGTTTTGGTGAATCAAGATTGTATTATTGTTAGTTGTCCTCGGTTCAGGCTGGAACTGCTCAGTGTTGATTTTTGGAAGTATTGCCAGTGCCTAAAATGGTTTCTGATTCTGGACTGGATTCATAGTATTCCACTGGTGTTATCCTTCATGTGTTTTTCCCAGAACACAGAAGACTGTTAACATAAAATTAACTTGAAGTTGTATTCAGGGAATTCAGTGAGTGCTACATTTCCAGTATGATTATtaaaagtagttttattttggGCATTGAAAGTTATAGCATTgttgttactgtactgtaggcTAAGATGGtgaagaatttaaaaaattaaaacattttgttaaatgctGTGTACTTCACACAATGCATGAGGAATAAATCTGAGTTGTCtgaatttcaaattaatttgcTGTTTTGTATGACCTTTTTTTACAAATGTCTAATGAAGTTTACATTGTTTACACAGTGCATCAATTATAGATATCCTAGACTTATTT
The Anabas testudineus chromosome 22, fAnaTes1.2, whole genome shotgun sequence DNA segment above includes these coding regions:
- the LOC113148624 gene encoding RNA polymerase II elongation factor ELL-like, coding for MSALKENQCYGLSSGKLSRGGNVSVFHVKLTDSAARAIGTFQTSKGWSSRATISFSGNQGRITIPCSENRDEVRIFTFGVTNVARDNPHGSFDCVQQLSTGAAGELSGLGVIQKKMTVNATDDSYDKARQSMAQAEEETRSRGAIVIKHGGRYQGKKVTVRPPAPALVNLTKPKPSSQSFHSNNKRGVNMPKVKKGACAPHRKSGGEVQERPLRERVTHLLALRPYKRPDLILRLQKDGLSEEGKDMLDSVLMEVCQPNIRDKTFVLKDSLYKELQKDWPGYTSGDQQLLKRILVRRLFQPQQNLLTVPKAQVSPLRDTPNSSPAHRPKHSLPEEYTDPLASKKPRISHLSNKTASDTSRLRPVEEVAHKDVTEETKDSRQKNSLDPRKLFDSLSAVCQQEKEMAKRLEPTPTAQEKPESTEQHREHDPPPDSDQPPSPLIVPDLNNYTVKRKKGKHKHRDQEKDERRNRKESSDPRGILFDSNVLQADDDTTDYLSKYTVICSQDQRQRYKKDFNNEYKEYRDLHARINSVTQQFMELDTQLKQLHHESHKYKTVHNKILQEYRAIKNSNPNYDKDKIRCEYLHNKLAHIKKLISDYDQQQVSVDHSFPN